The Penicillium oxalicum strain HP7-1 chromosome IV, whole genome shotgun sequence genome contains a region encoding:
- a CDS encoding Siderophore iron transporter mirB translates to MDKNTAFRVDEDPVSRDPESPQPQDEDQDQQDGVRVAEAVTSSWSRTSLIVAYASMWLLYFVNGLNSSLTANLSPYITSEWSEHSLLTVISVVTSVMGAACVMPIAKILNLWDRTLGIFIMVLIAIMGLIMMAACQNIATYCAAQAFYTVGFTGVIFSIDVITSDTSSLRDRGLAYAFTSSPYMITAFAGSPLGNQFHESNWRWAYGTTCIILPIAAMPLIIVWQMAKRKAAREGRLQYKPRSTRTWTESVWFYVLEFDIIGILLMIGGLILFLTSFNIAGNTEGVWQSPKIIAMMVVGFCVLLGFVAYERWGAPKPFIPFSLLCDRTVIGACLLDITYQVSYYCWASYFTSFLQVVFDTSFTQAGYIAAIFDFMDPVWLLGCGYLIRVTGRFKWLLMAAVPLYLLASGLMIYFRTPGHSVGYMCMVQIFLAVGGGTMILIEQVAVLAAAKHEDYAAMLALLSVFGNLGGAVGSSVSGAIWTNTLPKKLQELLPDETKNMWADIYESLDMQLSYPVGDPTRTAIQNAYASSQRNMMIAGTAVMGLSIVWVLMMRNIKVKDNKDVTKVLF, encoded by the exons ATGGACAAAAATACCGCTTTCCGGGTTGACGAGGACCCTGTGTCGAGAGATCCTGAATCTCCCCAGCCCCAAGATGAGGACCAGGATCAACAAGATGGTGTGAGAGTGGCCGAGGCTGTCACCTCCTCGTGGTCAAGAACCTCGTTGATTGTGGCCTATGCATC AATGTGGTTATTGTATTTTGTCAACGGCCTGAACAGCAGTCTGACCGCGAATCTATCACCCTATATCACCAGCGAATGGTCGGAGCACTCATTGCTCACGGTGATCAGTGTCGTCACGAGCGTAATGGGAGCTG CCTGCGTAATGCCGATCGCCAAGATCCTCAATCTCTGGGACCGAACTCTCGGAATCTTCATCATGGTCTTGATCGCCATCATGGGTCTGATCATGATGGCGGCTTGTCAGAACATTGCAACCTACTGTGCTGCCCAG GCTTTCTACACGGTCGGATTCACTGGTGTCATATTCTCCATTGATGTCATCACATCCGATACCTCTTCGCTTCGGGACCGAGGCCTTGCCTATGCCTTCACGTCCTCACCTTACATGATCACTGCCTTTGCTGGCTCCCCACTGGGAAATCAATTCCACGAGTCCAACTGGCGATGGGCGTACGGCACCACCTGCATCATCCTGCCCATTGCTGCTATGCCGTTGATTATTGTGTGGCAAATGGCAAAGCGCAAGGCCGCCAGAGAAGGACGACTGCAGTATAAGCCCCGGAGCACGCGGACCTGGACCGAGAGTGTGTGGTTCTATGTTCTGGAATTTGACA TCATCGGTATCCTCCTGATGATTGGcggtctcatcctcttcctcacaTCCTTCAACATCGCCGGCAACACTGAGGGAGTATGGCAATCTCCCAAGATCATCGCCATGATGGTGGTCGGATTCTGCGTACTTCTTGGATTTGTCGCATATGAACGCTGGGGCGCGCCTAAGCCGTTcatccccttctctcttctctgcgATCGCACCGTGATCGGTGCCTGTCTTCTCGACATCACCTACCAAGTCTCATACTATTGCTGGGCGAGCTACTTCACATCCTTCCTGCAAGTGGTCTTCGACACCAGTTTCACACAGGCTGGCTACATCGCCGCCATCTTCGACTTTATGGATCCGGTCTGGCTTCTGGGTTGTGGATATTTGATCCGTGTGACCGGTCGATTCAAGTGGCTTCTCATGGCCGCTGTGCCGTTGTATCTGCTGGCCAGTGGATTGATGATCTACTTCCGCACTCCTGGCCACAGCGTGGGATACATGTGCATGGTGcaaatcttcctcgccgtcgGTGGCGGTACGATGATCCTGATTGAGCAGGTTGCCGTTCTTGCCGCCGCCAAACACGAAGACTACGCTGCCATGTTGGCTCTCCTGAGCGTCTTTGGCAATCTGGGCGGTGCGGTCGGTAGCAGCGTTTCCGGAGCGATCTGGACCAACACGTTACCCAAGAAATTGCAGGAGCTATTGCCGGATGAGACTAAGAATATGTGGGCGGATATCTATGAGTCACTGGATATGCAACTCAGTTATCCTGTGGGTGACCCTACTCGCACCGCCATCCAGAACGCATACGCTTCCAGTCAGCGAAACATGATGATTGCGGGAACAGCGGTGATGGGATTGTCGATTGTTTGGgtcttgatgatgagaaacatcaaggtcaaggataACAAGGACGTCACCAAGGTCTTGttctag